One genomic segment of Ricinus communis isolate WT05 ecotype wild-type chromosome 5, ASM1957865v1, whole genome shotgun sequence includes these proteins:
- the LOC8258730 gene encoding protein TPX2 isoform X1 encodes MEKAHTKSALKLVKASSQSAVQWSNTARGMAKDELNKDRLYDKSKPAPKPLAKENTKPQEFKLHTSQRAYKRAMFNYSVATKLYLNELQKKQIEKIQKIIEEEEVRMLRKEMIPRAQLMPFFDRPFFPQRSNRPLTIPREPSFHMLNSKCWSCQSAGHELYHFQHAQAWSN; translated from the exons ATGGAGAAAGCTCACACAAAGTCTGCACTCAAG CTTGTTAAGGCCAGCTCACAGTCTGCTGTTCAATGGAGCAATACTGCTAGAGGAATG GCAAAAGATGAACTCAATAAGGATAGACTCTATGACAAATCCAAG CCTGCTCCAAAGCCTCTTGCAAAGGAAAATACAAAGccacaagaattcaaactCCATACTTCTCAGAGAGCTTACAAACGTGCAATGTTCAACTATTCT GTTGCAACTAAGCTGTATCTGAATGAGctacaaaagaaacaaatagaGAAGATCCAAAAG ATCATAGAAGAGGAAGAGGTTCGCATGCTTAGGAAGGAAATGATTCCAAGAGCTCAGTTGATGCCTTTCTTTGATAGACCTTTCTTTCCACAAAg ATCAAACAGGCCTTTGACAATACCAAGAGAGCCAAGTTTCCACATGTTGAacagcaagtgttggagctgCCAATCTGCTGGCCATGAACTTTACCATTTTCAACATGCTCAAGCTTGGAGCAATTAG
- the LOC8258730 gene encoding protein TPX2 isoform X2 has protein sequence MEKAHTKSALKLVKASSQSAVQWSNTARGMAKDELNKDRLYDKSKPLAKENTKPQEFKLHTSQRAYKRAMFNYSVATKLYLNELQKKQIEKIQKIIEEEEVRMLRKEMIPRAQLMPFFDRPFFPQRSNRPLTIPREPSFHMLNSKCWSCQSAGHELYHFQHAQAWSN, from the exons ATGGAGAAAGCTCACACAAAGTCTGCACTCAAG CTTGTTAAGGCCAGCTCACAGTCTGCTGTTCAATGGAGCAATACTGCTAGAGGAATG GCAAAAGATGAACTCAATAAGGATAGACTCTATGACAAATCCAAG CCTCTTGCAAAGGAAAATACAAAGccacaagaattcaaactCCATACTTCTCAGAGAGCTTACAAACGTGCAATGTTCAACTATTCT GTTGCAACTAAGCTGTATCTGAATGAGctacaaaagaaacaaatagaGAAGATCCAAAAG ATCATAGAAGAGGAAGAGGTTCGCATGCTTAGGAAGGAAATGATTCCAAGAGCTCAGTTGATGCCTTTCTTTGATAGACCTTTCTTTCCACAAAg ATCAAACAGGCCTTTGACAATACCAAGAGAGCCAAGTTTCCACATGTTGAacagcaagtgttggagctgCCAATCTGCTGGCCATGAACTTTACCATTTTCAACATGCTCAAGCTTGGAGCAATTAG